One Tiliqua scincoides isolate rTilSci1 chromosome 9, rTilSci1.hap2, whole genome shotgun sequence DNA segment encodes these proteins:
- the CASP9 gene encoding caspase-9 yields MEEEQRRVLQRNRLRLVQEMRVEPLWDLLVQQGIFSQDMTEEIQRAGTRRDQARQLVTDLQTRGKRAFPAFIWCLQETGQNDLAALLHGGCDQPQLHPADIRPVEVHVHPGQRNPGVGTSEYLPPPAQVVNERFSGPAHDVVATRGKKSAHLPPDAAGNSKMIKTCMLGGDGLIPLCMSQNWSLNSIELNTVPELAPPFCFSHCFLGSGEEASQRDPEMVYTMKTDPCGCCLIINNVMFSKNSGLSTRTGSDIDCKRLERRFRSLHFEVLTRRDLKAEEIIRELQSLARRDHTSLDCCLVVILSHGCQNSHIQFPGGIYGTDGRPIPVERIVSYFNGYHCPSLRGKPKLFFIQACGGEQKDRGFEVDSDSSTGKPSGSTLEPDATPFQTAGGTSDETDAVASLPTPSDILVSYSTFPGFVSWRDKESGSWYVETLDQVLEKHAHSEDLQNMLLRVSYTVSTKGKYKQMPGCFNFLRKRFFFVAK; encoded by the exons ATGGAGGAGGAGCAGCGGCGGGTGTTGCAGCGCAACCGGCTGCGCCTGGTGCAGGAGATGCGAGTGGAGCCACTCTGGgatctgctggtgcagcagggaaTCTTCAGCCAGGACATGACCGAGGAGATCCAG AGAGCAGGGACTCGGAGAGACCAGGCTAGACAGCTGGTCACAGACCTGCAGACCCGAGGAAAACGAGCATTCCCTGCTTTCATTTGGTGCCTCCAAGAAACTGGACAGAACGACCTGGcagcattgctgcatgggggCTGTGATCAGCCACAGTTGCATCCAGCTGACATAAGACCAGTGGAAGTCCATGTGCATCCTGGACAGCGCAACCCAG GTGTTGGGACTTCTGAATATTTGCCTCCTCCAGCCCAAGTGGTGAATGAGAGATTCTCAGGACCAGCCCATGATGTTGTCGCCACTCGGGGTAAGAAATCTGCACATCTCCCACCTGAT GCAGCAGGAAACAGTAAGATGATAAAAACATGCATGCTTGGTGGAGATGGATTGATACCCCTCTGCATGTCACAGAATTGGAGTCTTAACTCCATTGAATTAAACACTGTGCCTGAACTGGCACCTCCTTTTTGCTTCTCACATTGTTTTCTAGGCTCTGGTGAGGAAGCATCTCAGAGGGACCCAGAAATG GTTTATACCATGAAAACAGACCCATGCGGTTGCTGCCTGATCATCAACAATGTGATGTTCAGCAAAAACTCGGGCCTGTCTACCCGCACTGGGTCCGACATAGATTGCAAGAGACTGGAGAGGCGCTTCAGATCGTTGCACTTTGAAGTCTTGACTCGGAGAGATCTTAAGGCTGAG GAAATTATCCGGGAGTTGCAGAGCCTGGCAAGGCGGGATCACACCTCCTTGGACTGCTGCCTAGTGGTTATTCTTTCCCATGGCTGTCAG AACAGCCACATCCAGTTCCCTGGTGGAATCTACGGAACAGACGGGAGGCCCATTCCAGTGGAAAGAATTGTCAGCTACTTCAATGGATACCACTGCCCTAGCCTAAGGGGGAAACCCAAGCTCTTCTTCATTCAGGCTTGTGGAGGAG AGCAAAAGGACCGGGGGTTTGAAGTGGATTCTGATTCTTCTACTGGTAAACCTTCTGGAAGTACTCTAGAGCCGGATGCAACTCCCTTCCAGACTGCAGGGGGCACCTCAGATGAGACAGATGCTGTCGCCAGCTTGCCCACCCCTAGCGACATCTTGGTGTCATATTCAACTTTTCCAG GTTTTGTGTCCTGGAGGGATAAGGAGAGTGGCTCCTGGTATGTCGAAACCCTGGACCAGGTGCTGGAGAAGCATGCCCATTCTGAAGACCTGCAGAACATGCTGCTGAGG